In a genomic window of Festucalex cinctus isolate MCC-2025b chromosome 11, RoL_Fcin_1.0, whole genome shotgun sequence:
- the agpat3 gene encoding 1-acyl-sn-glycerol-3-phosphate acyltransferase gamma, whose protein sequence is MAVLAYLKSLFILQLLMGFVFVVSGLIINFIQLCTCVIWPINKQLYRRINCRLSYSLWSQLVMLLEWWSGTECTLYTDQATVDKFGKEHVIIILNHNYEIDFLCGWTMCERYGVLGSSKVLAKHELLKVPLIGWTWYFLEIVFCKRKWEEDRKTVFSGLNRLKDYPEFMWFLLYCEGTRFTEKKHQISMQVAESKGLPKLKYHLLPRTKGFTTTLQCLKGTVTAIYDVTLNFKDKQTPTLLGIVNGKKYKADMSIRRFPVEEIPSDEAECANWLHKLYQEKDALQETYSKEGKFPGPTIIPRRRPWTLLNFLFWATLLLSPLIKFACGVAVSGSPLLIIGFIIFLLIASVAIRRLIGVTEVKKTGSSYGDQETKKRN, encoded by the exons ATGGCTGTCCTGGCCTACCTCAAGAGCCTGTTCATCCTTCAATTGTTGATGGGCTTTGTATTTGTGGTGAGCGGCCTCATCATCAACTTCATCCAGCTGTGCACGTGCGTCATCTGGCCAATCAACAAGCAGCTCTATCGCAGAATCAACTGCCGGCTCTCGTACTCGCTGTGGAGCC AGCTGGTGATGCTGCTGGAATGGTGGTCCGGCACGGAGTGCACCCTATATACGGACCAGGCTACGGTGGACAAATTTGGCAAAGAACACGTCATCATCATTCTCAACCACAACTATGAGATCGACTTCCTTTGTGGCTGGACCATGTGTGAAAGATATGGGGTCCTGGGG AGTTCAAAAGTCCTCGCCAAACATGAGCTGCTGAAGGTTCCTCTGATTGGATGGACCTGGTACTTCTTAGAAATAGTTTTTTGCAAGAGGAAGTGGGAAGAGGACCGCAAAACTGTCTTCAGCGGACTTAACAGGCTTAAAGACTATCCTGAATTTATGTGG TTCCTGCTATATTGTGAAGGTACCCGCTTTACAGAGAAGAAGCATCAGATAAGCATGCAGGTAGCAGAGAGTAAAGGCCTGCCCAAGCTCAAATATCACCTTCTACCACGCACCAAGGGATTCACCACCACGCTGCAGTGTCTCAAGGGCACAG ttactGCCATTTATGACGTGACGCTCAACTTCAAAGATAAGCAAACGCCGACTCTCCTGGGCATTGTCAATGGCAAGAAATACAAAGCTGACATGAGCATAAG ACGTTTCCCTGTGGAAGAGATCCCAAGTGATGAGGCCGAGTGTGCCAACTGGCTGCATAAGCTCTACCAGGAGAAG GATGCCTTACAGGAGACGTACAGCAAGGAAGGCAAGTTCCCGGGTCCCACAATAAtcccccgccgccgcccgtGGACGCTGCTCAACTTCCTGTTCTGGGCCACGCTGCTGCTTTCGCCGCTGATCAAGTTTGCGTGCGGAGTGGCGGTCAGCGGCTCCCCGCTTCTCATCATTGGCttcatcatcttcctcctcaTAG